One part of the Nostoc sp. PCC 7120 = FACHB-418 genome encodes these proteins:
- a CDS encoding trifunctional serine/threonine-protein kinase/ATP-binding protein/sensor histidine kinase — translation MTRTLVENIPGYSISEELYNGSRTQVYGGYREVDQQPVVIKLLKNPYPSFNELLLFRNQYTIAKNLNSPLIVQNYSLEPYQNGYALVMEDFGGISLKKWGTRQTQQSLEEFLVIAIALCDIFNLLYHERIIHKDIKPSNILINPETQQVKLIDFSIASLLPRETQTLVNPNVLEGTLAYISPEQTGRMNRVVDYRTDFYSLGITFYELLTGELPFASNDAMELVHSHIAKTVPLAHEINLDIPSVISEIIRKLVAKNAEDRYQSALGLKFDLEKCLTQLRETGEIQSFEIASRDVCDRFIIPDKLYGRETEAATLLQAFERVSNGATEMMMVAGFSGIGKTAVVNEVHKPIVRQCGYFIKGKYDQLKRNIPLSAFVQAFRDLMGQLLSESDTKLLQWKEKILSALGENGQVLIEVIPELEQIIGKQPAVLELSGSAALNRFNLLFGKFIALFATQQHPLVMFLDDLQWADSASLSLMQVLMSQSEMGYLLIIGAYRDNEVFAAHPLMLILEEMKKDLAIISTLTLAPLSQSHVNHLVADTLSCTKVLAQPLSELVYQKTKGNPFFATQFLKALHQDGYIAYDFNVGHWQCDIAAVKLLSLTDDVVQFMALELQKLPDATQNVLKLAACIGAQFDLEILAIVSEFSATDAATALWKALQSGLILPTSQTYKFFQGTQQSDLEDTVNPTYRFLHDRIQQAAYSLIPDNQKQATHLKIGQLLQQNLPEIEKEEKLFDIVGHLNLAIELITQPRELEALARLNLAAGQKARNSTAYANARSFLQTGLELLAVDCWQHQYELTLNLYVAAAETAYLNADFEGMIEMATEVLQSAQNILDKVKIYEIQISALTAQSQMLKAIAVGRNALEQLGVEFVSEPNEALISKALQTLADQLQGKQISELIHLPVMSNPRIIAAMQLLAMLFAPIFLANPTLFPSLCSTMVSLSLQFGNTTASTLGYIGYGKVLSSFLGEVKTGYDFGRLALSLLNQLNAQEFKSQTLLVFGAFLQHRQEALREIIPTLKAGYLAGMETGNFLTAGYHLSIYFYNRLFTGVALDDWELEIENYCVILATVKQDSPLTYLRVTQQTAQNLREIVNQPDLLSGTAYNEMVMFPKHHQNNEFTILAVAYTYKLMLAYIFGNYTNALDYITQANRYLMAATGMLQIPVFHFYAGLTYLTLYSTHSESEQANTLALAETHQTILAQWAHHAPMNYQHKVDLIKAEKCRVLGQKTEASELYDKAISLAKVNEYFQDEALSNELAAKFYLDWGKQRIAGEYMIEAYYSYTRWSAKAKVADLEKRYSQLLAPILQQTRSTLSTHETIVAVGTVTSSSGATSSTSVSDTLDFKTILKASCTISSEIELEKLLASLLRIVIENAGADKCVLMLLQDDYLLVQGSMSQGTQPIVLQRIPVEDSQDIPHKLIYKVKHSQQTVVFLDITTDTTLANDPYIIHQQPQSILCSPILHQGKLIGILYLENSLTTGAFTSDRIEILNLICAQAAISLENARLYESAQEYAQKLEQAFTDLQNAQLHIVQSEKMSALGNLVAGVAHEMNNPLGFISATLQQTKPNFADITEHLKLYQENLENPNREIQDHAKEMDLDFLLEDLPKTIDAMIMACNRLENISTSLRTFSRADKDYKVKFNLHEGIDSTILILKHRLKANQQHPAIEVITNYGDLPLVNCFPGQLNQVFMNILANAIDALEEANIGKSFAEITAHPNRITITTSIIDHQSVKISIADNGKGMSEEVKNKIFDHLFTTKSVGKGTGLGLAIARQIVAEKHGGKITVNSVLGEGTEFTIYLPI, via the coding sequence ATGACTAGGACTCTTGTTGAGAATATTCCCGGATATAGCATCAGCGAAGAACTCTATAATGGCTCCCGAACCCAAGTTTATGGAGGTTATCGAGAAGTTGATCAACAACCAGTAGTCATCAAATTACTGAAAAATCCTTATCCCAGCTTTAACGAACTGTTGCTGTTTCGCAATCAATACACAATTGCCAAAAATCTCAACTCCCCCCTGATAGTCCAAAATTACAGTCTAGAACCTTACCAAAATGGTTATGCACTAGTGATGGAAGACTTTGGTGGAATTTCTCTGAAAAAGTGGGGAACTAGACAAACTCAACAATCTTTAGAAGAATTTTTAGTGATAGCGATCGCACTCTGCGACATCTTCAACTTACTCTACCACGAACGGATTATTCATAAAGATATTAAACCCAGCAATATATTAATTAATCCTGAAACTCAACAAGTTAAATTAATCGACTTTAGTATTGCATCATTATTACCCAGAGAAACCCAAACCCTAGTCAATCCCAATGTTTTAGAAGGTACACTCGCTTATATATCTCCAGAACAAACAGGGAGAATGAATCGGGTTGTTGATTATCGCACAGATTTTTATTCCCTGGGTATAACTTTTTATGAGTTACTGACAGGAGAATTACCCTTTGCATCTAATGATGCGATGGAATTGGTACATTCTCATATTGCTAAAACAGTACCTTTAGCACATGAAATTAATCTAGATATCCCATCAGTTATCTCAGAAATCATCAGGAAATTAGTAGCAAAAAATGCTGAAGACAGATATCAGAGTGCGTTGGGATTAAAATTTGATTTAGAAAAATGTCTAACTCAGTTAAGAGAAACTGGTGAAATCCAAAGTTTTGAGATTGCTAGTAGGGATGTGTGCGATCGCTTCATCATCCCTGACAAACTCTACGGACGAGAAACCGAAGCCGCAACTTTACTACAAGCCTTTGAAAGAGTCAGTAATGGCGCAACAGAAATGATGATGGTTGCAGGGTTTTCTGGAATTGGCAAAACCGCCGTCGTCAACGAAGTGCATAAACCGATTGTGCGACAGTGCGGCTACTTCATCAAAGGCAAATACGACCAATTAAAACGCAATATTCCTTTGAGTGCTTTTGTCCAGGCTTTTCGTGACTTGATGGGGCAATTGCTGAGTGAAAGCGATACTAAATTGTTGCAGTGGAAAGAGAAAATCTTGTCTGCTTTAGGTGAAAATGGGCAAGTTTTAATAGAAGTCATTCCCGAACTGGAGCAAATTATCGGCAAACAGCCAGCAGTCCTAGAACTCAGTGGTAGTGCTGCTTTAAACCGCTTCAACTTGTTATTTGGCAAGTTCATAGCCTTGTTCGCGACACAGCAGCATCCTTTGGTAATGTTTCTCGATGACTTGCAGTGGGCAGATTCCGCTTCACTAAGCTTGATGCAAGTGTTGATGAGTCAAAGCGAGATGGGCTATCTGCTGATAATTGGAGCCTATCGGGATAACGAAGTCTTTGCGGCTCATCCCTTAATGTTAATACTTGAGGAGATGAAGAAAGACTTGGCAATCATCAGTACCCTGACTCTAGCTCCATTAAGTCAATCTCATGTCAATCATCTGGTGGCTGACACCCTCAGTTGTACAAAAGTTCTAGCGCAACCTTTGAGCGAGTTAGTTTATCAAAAAACCAAAGGCAACCCCTTCTTTGCAACCCAATTTCTCAAAGCTTTGCATCAAGATGGCTACATTGCTTATGACTTTAATGTAGGACATTGGCAGTGCGATATTGCAGCAGTGAAATTGCTCTCGCTCACTGATGATGTAGTACAATTCATGGCACTGGAACTGCAAAAGTTGCCCGATGCAACCCAAAATGTCCTCAAACTTGCTGCCTGTATTGGCGCACAATTTGATTTAGAGATATTAGCTATAGTTTCAGAATTTTCTGCAACCGATGCCGCAACAGCATTGTGGAAAGCTTTGCAATCAGGCTTGATTTTGCCCACCAGCCAGACTTATAAGTTTTTTCAGGGTACACAACAATCTGACTTAGAGGATACAGTTAATCCAACCTATCGATTTTTACACGATCGTATCCAGCAAGCCGCCTATTCCCTAATTCCCGACAACCAAAAACAGGCAACTCATCTCAAAATCGGACAATTACTCCAACAAAACTTACCAGAGATAGAAAAAGAGGAAAAGCTATTTGATATTGTCGGGCATTTAAATCTAGCAATTGAGCTAATAACTCAACCAAGAGAACTGGAAGCTTTAGCCAGACTGAATTTAGCTGCTGGACAGAAAGCCAGAAATTCTACAGCTTATGCAAACGCCAGAAGTTTTTTGCAAACAGGGCTAGAATTGCTTGCTGTGGACTGTTGGCAACATCAGTACGAATTAACTCTGAATCTTTATGTAGCTGCGGCGGAAACTGCTTACTTGAATGCCGATTTTGAGGGGATGATAGAAATGGCAACCGAGGTGTTGCAATCAGCCCAAAACATACTAGACAAAGTGAAGATTTATGAAATCCAAATTAGCGCACTGACAGCCCAGAGTCAGATGTTAAAAGCGATCGCTGTAGGCAGAAATGCCCTTGAACAATTAGGAGTTGAGTTTGTTTCTGAACCCAACGAAGCCCTGATAAGCAAAGCACTCCAAACCCTTGCAGACCAACTTCAGGGCAAACAGATTTCAGAACTGATTCACCTCCCTGTGATGAGCAATCCTCGAATAATTGCGGCAATGCAACTGTTAGCAATGTTGTTTGCTCCCATTTTTTTGGCAAATCCTACCTTATTTCCTTCGCTTTGCTCCACAATGGTGAGTCTATCCCTTCAATTTGGGAATACAACTGCATCAACCCTTGGATATATAGGTTATGGCAAGGTGCTGTCTTCTTTTTTAGGAGAAGTTAAAACAGGTTATGATTTTGGGCGATTGGCATTGAGCTTACTCAATCAGTTGAATGCACAAGAATTTAAGTCTCAAACTTTACTGGTGTTTGGCGCTTTTCTCCAGCATCGTCAAGAAGCACTCAGAGAAATAATCCCAACGCTAAAAGCGGGGTATCTGGCTGGAATGGAAACTGGTAATTTCCTCACTGCTGGTTACCATTTATCTATTTATTTTTACAATCGTTTATTCACTGGAGTGGCTCTGGATGATTGGGAACTAGAAATAGAAAACTACTGTGTTATCTTGGCGACTGTGAAGCAAGATTCTCCTCTAACTTACCTAAGGGTGACACAACAGACGGCGCAAAACTTGAGGGAAATTGTCAATCAACCAGATTTACTAAGTGGTACCGCCTACAATGAAATGGTGATGTTTCCTAAACACCATCAAAATAATGAATTCACTATCCTTGCTGTTGCCTATACCTATAAACTGATGCTTGCCTATATTTTTGGCAACTATACCAATGCTCTAGACTACATTACCCAAGCTAACCGCTATTTGATGGCAGCTACAGGAATGCTTCAAATTCCGGTTTTTCATTTTTATGCCGGATTAACCTACTTGACACTCTACTCTACGCACTCAGAAAGCGAGCAAGCTAACACTCTCGCCCTGGCAGAGACTCATCAAACTATTCTGGCTCAATGGGCGCACCATGCCCCCATGAATTACCAACATAAAGTTGACTTAATAAAGGCAGAAAAATGCCGAGTTTTAGGACAAAAAACCGAAGCAAGTGAGCTATATGACAAGGCAATTTCTCTTGCCAAAGTCAACGAATATTTTCAGGATGAAGCCCTCAGTAACGAACTGGCAGCAAAGTTTTACCTAGATTGGGGTAAACAGCGCATAGCCGGAGAATACATGATTGAAGCTTACTATAGTTATACCCGTTGGAGTGCAAAAGCCAAAGTCGCTGATTTAGAAAAACGCTATTCCCAATTACTTGCTCCTATATTACAGCAAACTCGTTCGACACTTTCCACTCATGAAACTATCGTTGCCGTGGGGACTGTCACCTCCAGCAGTGGAGCCACTTCTAGCACCAGTGTCTCAGATACCCTAGATTTTAAAACGATTCTCAAAGCTTCCTGCACTATCTCCAGTGAAATTGAACTGGAAAAATTGCTTGCATCGTTACTGAGAATAGTCATTGAAAATGCGGGGGCTGATAAATGTGTATTAATGCTGTTACAAGACGATTACCTGTTAGTTCAAGGATCGATGTCCCAAGGAACACAGCCAATAGTGTTGCAGAGAATACCTGTTGAAGACAGTCAGGATATTCCCCACAAGCTCATTTATAAAGTCAAGCACAGTCAACAGACTGTAGTATTTTTGGATATAACCACAGATACAACCTTAGCCAATGACCCCTATATTATCCATCAGCAGCCTCAGAGTATTTTGTGCAGCCCAATTTTACATCAAGGCAAGTTGATAGGTATTTTATATCTAGAGAATAGTTTAACCACAGGGGCATTCACAAGCGATCGCATAGAAATACTCAATCTCATTTGCGCTCAAGCTGCCATTTCTCTAGAAAATGCCCGACTTTATGAATCTGCTCAGGAATATGCCCAAAAGTTAGAGCAAGCATTCACTGATTTACAAAATGCTCAATTGCATATAGTCCAAAGTGAAAAAATGTCTGCGTTGGGTAATTTAGTTGCAGGTGTCGCCCATGAAATGAATAATCCGTTGGGCTTTATTTCTGCTACGCTCCAACAAACTAAACCCAATTTTGCCGATATCACAGAACACTTGAAACTCTATCAAGAAAACTTAGAAAATCCTAATCGTGAGATTCAAGACCATGCGAAAGAAATGGACTTAGATTTTCTGTTAGAGGACTTACCTAAAACAATCGATGCAATGATCATGGCCTGCAACAGGTTAGAAAACATTAGCACTAGCTTGCGGACATTTTCTCGCGCTGACAAAGATTACAAGGTAAAATTTAATCTCCATGAAGGCATTGACAGCACAATTTTAATTCTCAAGCATCGCCTGAAAGCAAATCAACAACACCCAGCAATTGAAGTAATTACTAACTATGGTGATTTACCTTTAGTCAATTGTTTTCCTGGGCAATTGAATCAGGTGTTTATGAATATTCTTGCCAATGCTATTGATGCACTAGAAGAAGCAAATATTGGTAAAAGTTTTGCAGAGATTACAGCGCATCCTAACCGCATCACAATCACAACATCAATCATTGATCATCAATCAGTAAAAATATCAATTGCTGATAATGGTAAAGGGATGAGTGAAGAAGTTAAAAACAAGATTTTTGACCATTTATTTACTACTAAGTCAGTAGGTAAAGGTACAGGTTTAGGATTAGCGATCGCCCGTCAAATTGTTGCAGAAAAACATGGTGGTAAAATCACAGTTAATTCTGTTCTGGGCGAGGGGACAGAGTTTACAATTTATCTTCCCATTTAG
- a CDS encoding trifunctional serine/threonine-protein kinase/ATP-binding protein/sensor histidine kinase — translation MTSTLVEKIPGYNINEELYHGSRTLVYRGYREVDQQAVVVKLLKNPYPSFNELLLFRNQYTIAKNLNSPLIVQTYSLEPCKNGYALVMEDFGGISLKEWGTRETQQSLEEFLMIAIALCNILDLLYHQRIIHKDIKPSNILINPQTKQVKLIDFSIASLLPRETQTLVNPNVLEGTLGYISPEQTGRMNRGIDYRTDFYSLGVTFYELLTGGLPFASNDPIELVHSHIAKIAPLAHEINSEIPSVLSKIVSKLMEKNAEDRYQSALGLKFDLEKCLIQLKETGKIESFDIASRDVCDRFIIPDKLYGRENEVQSLLQAFERVAGGSSELMLVAGFSGIGKTAVVNEVHKPITRQCGYFIKGKYDQFNRNIPFSAFVQAFRSLMGQILSASDIELAHWKEQILATVGENGQVLIEVIPELEYIIGSQPPVIELVGSASQNRFNLLFGKFIRVFTKKEHPLVIFLDDLQWADSASLHLLKLLMSESETGYLLVLGAYRDNEVFPAHPLMLTLNEIRQTGVNLNTLMLAALNELDVTCLVADTLQCANNIAAPLSHLVYQKTQGNPFFTIQFLYGLHEEECIIFNPASGYWQCDLTQVTQLALTDDVVEFTIRRLQRLPEATQQVLKLAACIGNRFDLETLAVVCEATPESVAADLWRSLQEGLVIPENSTYKFFQGKGHDVETVDNISVSYLFLHDRVQQAAYSLIPETLRQATHFQIGKLLLANVSPEEQGSKIFAIVNHLNEGLILHQSQEERSELLQLNLIAGRRAKESTAYGVAVNYFTVAQSLLPPDSWQQCYEKTLDVYFNLAEVKYLSGDFQSSLAIVETISSFAKQQIDRAEAFNLAILMFTLQGQYLQALEYGQKALSCLNFDLSEIDLPEKLESYQREIELKLGDRPIDQLVDEPEATDPEKRLIIKILNNLIVPVYVLQKGELYFVVALSMVSVSLNFGVVAESGNGFSAYGMYLGFYQRNYQSGYEFGVLAESLAKRFKQAENLCKACYMLGNNLLSWVRPLRCSLPIFDQGLVAGLQSGEMVFSGNLLMYKLLNSFYAGESLLEIQQNLPEYLEFCAKKLNYQLPVDVLSGLKIALAELTASGAENIPTEQQHLEVCRINNSDYAICHYLLLKTKILCLYGRYDEALESAQGAEDLVGTITGKYQVAAINFYQSIAIAEYCRVHALGLDNSYIQKVKSNQAQLSLWAASCPENFAHKYDLVNAVLSVLSGQKTEAIELFDSAISGAEVNSYLQEKALANELAGKFCLEWGKQKFAAGYIQEAYYCYEKWGAKAKVVDLEKRYPQLLTPILQPTLSTLSINETIITLGTVTSKSGSTSNSSVSDTLDLTAILKASQTISGEIELEKLLASLLRIVIENAGADKCVLMLLQDSHLLIKGSITQETQPVVLQNLRVEESQDIPHKLIYKVKHSNQTVVLVDATAEPILANDSYILRQQPQSILCSPILHQGKLLGILYLENNLTKGAFTSDRIEILNLICAQAAISLENARLYESAQEYAQKLEQAFTDLQNAQLHIVQSEKMSALGNLVAGVAHEMNNPLGFISATLQQTKPNFADITEHLRLYQENLENPGDEIQDHAEEIDLDFMLEDLPKTIDAMVMAWDRLKNISTSLRTFSRADRDYKVPFNLHEGIDSTILILKHRLKANDQRPAIDVITNYGDLPLVNCFPGQLNQVFMNILANAIDALEEANIGKSFTEITAHPNRITITTSIIDHQSVKISIADNGKGMSAEVKNKIFDHLFTTKSVGKGTGLGLAIARQIIEEKHGGKITVNSVLGEGTELSIQLPV, via the coding sequence ATGACTAGCACTCTTGTTGAGAAGATTCCCGGCTATAACATCAACGAAGAACTCTATCATGGCTCCCGTACACTAGTTTATCGAGGTTATCGAGAAGTTGATCAACAAGCAGTAGTCGTTAAATTATTAAAAAACCCTTATCCCAGCTTTAACGAACTTTTGTTGTTTCGCAACCAGTATACAATTGCCAAAAATCTCAACTCCCCTTTGATAGTCCAAACCTACAGTCTAGAACCTTGCAAAAATGGTTATGCACTAGTTATGGAAGACTTTGGGGGGATTTCTCTTAAGGAATGGGGAACTAGAGAAACTCAACAATCTTTAGAAGAATTTTTAATGATAGCGATCGCCCTGTGCAATATATTAGATTTACTCTATCATCAGCGCATTATTCATAAAGATATCAAACCCAGCAATATCTTAATCAACCCTCAAACCAAACAAGTTAAATTAATCGACTTTAGTATTGCATCTTTATTACCAAGGGAAACCCAAACCCTCGTTAATCCTAATGTGTTAGAAGGAACACTAGGTTACATTTCCCCCGAACAAACAGGCAGAATGAATCGAGGGATTGACTATCGCACAGACTTCTACTCACTCGGCGTAACTTTCTACGAATTACTTACAGGTGGGTTACCTTTTGCCTCCAACGATCCAATAGAGTTGGTACATTCTCATATTGCCAAAATCGCACCATTAGCACACGAAATTAATTCAGAAATTCCATCTGTACTATCAAAAATTGTTAGTAAATTGATGGAAAAAAATGCCGAAGATAGATATCAAAGTGCCTTGGGATTGAAATTTGATTTAGAAAAATGTTTAATTCAGCTAAAAGAAACTGGTAAGATTGAGAGCTTTGATATTGCTAGTCGGGATGTGTGCGATCGCTTTATCATTCCTGATAAACTCTACGGACGGGAAAATGAAGTTCAGTCTTTACTCCAAGCCTTCGAGCGTGTTGCTGGCGGTAGTTCTGAACTGATGCTGGTGGCTGGTTTCTCTGGTATTGGCAAAACTGCGGTGGTGAATGAAGTCCACAAACCCATCACCCGACAGTGCGGCTATTTCATCAAAGGGAAGTACGATCAATTCAATCGCAATATTCCTTTTTCAGCCTTTGTGCAAGCTTTTCGCAGCTTGATGGGACAAATCCTCAGTGCATCCGATATAGAACTAGCTCACTGGAAAGAGCAAATCCTGGCTACTGTTGGTGAAAACGGACAAGTTCTGATTGAAGTCATTCCCGAACTAGAATACATCATTGGCTCTCAACCGCCGGTGATTGAGTTAGTTGGTAGTGCTTCTCAGAATCGATTTAATCTGTTGTTTGGCAAATTTATTCGGGTATTTACGAAAAAAGAACATCCCTTAGTGATTTTTCTCGATGATTTACAGTGGGCTGATTCCGCTTCTTTGCATCTTTTAAAATTGTTGATGAGCGAGTCAGAAACAGGCTATCTACTCGTACTCGGAGCTTATCGGGATAATGAAGTTTTTCCAGCCCACCCGTTGATGCTAACCCTGAATGAGATTAGACAAACAGGTGTCAATCTCAATACTCTCATGTTGGCTGCTTTGAATGAATTAGATGTTACCTGTTTAGTTGCCGATACATTGCAGTGTGCAAATAATATTGCTGCACCGCTTTCGCATTTAGTCTACCAAAAAACTCAGGGAAATCCATTTTTCACCATTCAGTTTTTGTACGGACTGCACGAGGAAGAATGTATTATTTTTAATCCTGCCTCCGGCTATTGGCAGTGTGATTTAACCCAGGTGACACAGTTGGCACTGACGGATGATGTTGTGGAATTTACGATCCGACGATTGCAGAGGCTACCAGAAGCAACACAGCAAGTATTAAAACTAGCGGCCTGCATTGGCAATAGATTTGATTTAGAAACATTAGCGGTAGTCTGTGAAGCTACTCCAGAGAGTGTAGCAGCAGACTTGTGGCGATCGCTTCAAGAAGGGTTAGTGATTCCAGAAAACTCAACCTACAAGTTTTTCCAGGGAAAGGGACATGATGTAGAAACAGTTGATAACATTAGTGTTAGTTATCTGTTTCTCCACGACCGAGTACAGCAAGCCGCTTACTCTCTCATTCCTGAGACTTTGAGACAAGCAACGCACTTCCAAATTGGCAAACTTCTGCTTGCTAATGTTTCACCAGAAGAACAAGGTAGCAAAATTTTTGCGATCGTTAATCACTTAAATGAGGGCTTGATACTGCATCAAAGCCAAGAAGAACGTTCAGAACTTTTACAGCTAAACTTAATTGCCGGGAGAAGGGCTAAAGAATCTACTGCCTATGGAGTTGCTGTTAACTATTTTACAGTAGCTCAAAGCTTGTTACCTCCAGATAGTTGGCAGCAATGTTATGAGAAGACCTTAGATGTTTATTTTAATCTCGCAGAAGTTAAGTATTTGTCTGGAGATTTTCAATCTTCTCTAGCCATTGTGGAAACGATTTCTAGTTTTGCCAAACAACAAATTGATCGGGCTGAAGCCTTTAACCTAGCGATTTTGATGTTCACATTGCAAGGTCAGTACCTCCAAGCACTTGAGTATGGACAAAAGGCATTGTCTTGCTTGAATTTTGATTTATCAGAAATAGACTTACCAGAGAAACTTGAATCTTATCAACGTGAGATTGAATTGAAATTAGGCGATCGCCCAATAGATCAGTTAGTCGATGAACCAGAGGCCACAGATCCGGAAAAACGCCTGATTATCAAAATCTTAAATAATTTAATCGTACCCGTTTATGTTCTCCAAAAGGGAGAGCTATACTTTGTCGTCGCCTTATCAATGGTTTCAGTATCTCTCAATTTTGGCGTAGTAGCTGAATCAGGAAACGGATTTTCAGCATACGGAATGTATCTCGGATTTTATCAGAGAAATTATCAATCTGGCTATGAATTTGGAGTCCTGGCAGAAAGTTTAGCCAAACGATTTAAGCAAGCAGAAAATCTTTGTAAAGCTTGCTATATGCTGGGGAATAATTTGCTTTCCTGGGTGCGTCCCTTGCGTTGCTCGCTGCCTATTTTCGACCAAGGATTAGTGGCTGGGCTACAGTCTGGGGAGATGGTTTTCTCAGGTAATCTTTTGATGTACAAGCTGCTCAATTCATTTTATGCCGGAGAAAGCCTATTAGAAATTCAGCAAAATCTTCCTGAATATTTAGAATTTTGTGCCAAAAAACTTAACTATCAGCTGCCTGTTGATGTACTCTCTGGATTAAAAATTGCCCTGGCTGAACTGACAGCTAGTGGTGCAGAGAATATCCCAACTGAGCAGCAGCATCTTGAAGTATGTAGGATCAACAACAGTGATTATGCAATTTGTCACTATTTGCTCCTAAAAACTAAAATTCTATGTTTGTACGGACGCTATGACGAGGCATTAGAATCGGCTCAAGGGGCTGAAGACCTCGTTGGTACAATTACTGGAAAATATCAGGTTGCAGCTATCAATTTCTATCAATCTATTGCTATAGCTGAATACTGCCGGGTTCATGCTCTAGGTTTAGATAATAGTTACATCCAAAAAGTTAAATCAAACCAAGCGCAACTGAGTTTATGGGCTGCTAGTTGTCCGGAAAACTTTGCTCATAAGTATGATCTCGTGAATGCAGTTTTAAGCGTTTTATCAGGACAGAAAACAGAAGCAATTGAACTGTTCGATAGTGCTATTTCTGGGGCTGAAGTCAATAGCTATCTTCAAGAAAAAGCCTTAGCAAACGAACTTGCAGGTAAATTCTGCCTTGAATGGGGCAAACAAAAATTCGCCGCAGGCTATATACAAGAAGCCTACTATTGTTACGAAAAATGGGGTGCAAAAGCCAAAGTTGTCGATTTAGAAAAACGCTATCCCCAACTACTGACTCCTATATTACAGCCAACTCTTTCGACTCTCTCTATTAACGAAACTATCATCACCTTGGGGACTGTCACCTCTAAGAGTGGAAGCACTTCTAACAGCAGTGTTTCAGATACCTTAGATTTAACAGCGATTCTCAAAGCTTCTCAAACTATCTCCGGTGAAATTGAACTCGAAAAACTGCTTGCATCTTTACTGAGAATCGTCATTGAAAATGCTGGGGCTGATAAATGTGTATTAATGCTGTTGCAAGACAGTCACTTGCTAATTAAAGGCTCAATTACCCAGGAAACACAGCCAGTTGTGTTGCAGAACCTTCGGGTTGAAGAAAGTCAAGATATTCCCCACAAACTAATTTACAAAGTCAAGCACAGTAATCAAACTGTTGTCTTGGTGGATGCGACAGCAGAGCCGATTTTAGCCAATGATTCGTATATTTTGCGTCAACAGCCTCAAAGTATCTTGTGTAGTCCGATTTTGCATCAAGGCAAATTACTGGGCATTTTATATCTAGAAAATAACTTAACAAAGGGAGCATTCACAAGCGATCGCATTGAAATACTCAATTTAATTTGCGCTCAAGCTGCCATTTCTCTAGAAAATGCCCGACTTTATGAATCTGCTCAGGAATATGCCCAAAAGTTAGAGCAAGCATTCACTGATTTACAAAATGCTCAATTGCATATAGTCCAAAGTGAAAAAATGTCTGCGTTGGGTAATTTAGTTGCAGGTGTCGCCCATGAAATGAATAATCCGTTGGGCTTTATTTCTGCTACGCTCCAACAAACTAAACCCAATTTTGCCGATATCACAGAACACTTGAGACTCTATCAAGAAAACTTAGAAAATCCTGGTGATGAAATTCAAGACCATGCGGAGGAAATTGACTTAGATTTTATGTTAGAAGACTTACCTAAAACAATCGATGCAATGGTCATGGCGTGGGATAGGCTGAAAAATATTAGCACTAGCTTACGGACATTTTCTCGCGCTGATCGAGATTATAAAGTACCATTTAATCTCCATGAAGGCATTGACAGTACAATTTTAATTCTCAAGCATCGCCTGAAAGCCAATGACCAACGCCCAGCCATTGACGTAATTACTAACTATGGTGATTTACCTTTAGTTAATTGTTTTCCTGGGCAATTGAATCAGGTGTTTATGAATATTCTTGCCAATGCTATTGATGCGTTAGAAGAAGCAAATATTGGTAAGAGTTTTACAGAGATTACAGCACATCCTAACCGCATCACAATCACAACATCAATCATTGATCATCAATCAGTAAAAATATCAATTGCTGATAATGGTAAAGGTATGAGTGCAGAAGTTAAAAACAAGATTTTTGACCATTTATTTACTACTAAGTCAGTAGGTAAAGGTACGGGATTAGGATTAGCGATCGCCAGACAAATTATCGAAGAAAAACACGGTGGTAAAATCACAGTTAATTCTGTTCTGGGTGAAGGAACTGAATTGAGCATTCAATTACCAGTGTAA